A single genomic interval of Helianthus annuus cultivar XRQ/B chromosome 6, HanXRQr2.0-SUNRISE, whole genome shotgun sequence harbors:
- the LOC110865480 gene encoding 1-aminocyclopropane-1-carboxylate synthase 7 gives MAIEIVQPSTVGLSKIAVSDTHGEDSPYFAGWKAYDENPYHEINNPTGVIQMGLAENQVSFDLLEEYLEANLESTNWGQKVSGFRENALFQDYHGLLSFRKAMASFMEEVRGGKAKFNPDRVVLTAGATAANELLTFILADPGDALLVPTPYYPGFDRDLRWRTGVQIVPIHCDSSNNFQITPEALEAAYDHATSMNIKVRGVLITNPSNPLGATIQRKVLEEILDFATRKNIHLVSDEIYSGSAFYADEFVSIAEVLESRNYKDSERCHIVYSLSKDLGLPGFRVGTVYSYNDQVVTTARRMSSFTLISSQTQFLLASMLSDKEFTRKYIKINRERLKKRYEMIINGLKKAGIECLKGNAGLFCWMNLSPFLEEPTIKSELAIWKTIMHEVRLNISPGSSCHCSEPGWFRVCFANMSEETLEVALTRIHEFIKQRKQ, from the exons ATGGCAATAGAGATTGTACAACCAAGTACTGTTGGATTATCAAAGATAGCAGTCTCTGATACCCATGGGGAAGACTCCCCTTATTTTGCAGGATGGAAGGCTTATGATGAAAACCCTTATCATGAAATAAATAATCCTACAGGGGTGATTCAGATGGGACTAGCAGAAAATCAA GTGTCTTTTGATTTGCTTGAAGAATATTTGGAAGCAAATCTTGAATCAACCAACTGGGGCCAAAAAGTTTCTGGCTTTAGAGAAAATGCTTTGTTTCAAGATTATCATGGGCTTCTATCTTTTAGAAAG GCAATGGCCAGTTTCATGGAAGAAGTGAGGGGAGGAAAAGCAAAATTCAACCCCGACCGTGTTGTCTTGACCGCTGGAGCAACCGCTGCTAACGAGCTTTTAACCTTCATTTTGGCTGATCCTGGCGATGCTTTGCTGGTCCCAACCCCTTACTATCCAGG ATTTGATAGAGATTTAAGGTGGAGAACTGGTGTACAAATTGTTCCAATCCACTGTGACAGCTCAAACAATTTTCAGATTACTCCAGAAGCCCTAGAAGCAGCATATGATCATGCAACATCAATGAACATAAAAGTGAGAGGAGTGCTCATCACAAACCCATCAAACCCATTAGGTGCAACCAttcaacgaaaggttctagaagAGATTCTAGATTTCGCAACCCGAAAGAACATCCACCTAGTTTCTGATGAAATCTACTCAGGTTCAGCATTCTATGCAGATGAATTTGTTAGCATTGCAGAAGTTCTTGAATCAAGAAACTACAAAGACTCAGAAAGATGTCACATTGTTTACAGTCTTTCAAAAGATCTTGGTCTCCCAGGGTTCCGAGTGGGAACAGTATATTCATACAATGATCAAGTTGTGACAACCGCAAGAAGAATGTCTAGTTTCACTTTAATCTCTTCACAAACACAGTTTTTATTGGCATCTATGTTATCAGATAAAGAATTCACCAGGAAATACATAAAAATCAACCGCGAAAGGTTGAAGAAACGATACGAAATGATCATTAACGGGCTGAAAAAGGCCGGTATTGAATGCTTAAAAGGGAATGCTGGGCTCTTTTGTTGGATGAACTTGAGTCCTTTCTTGGAGGAACCCACAATCAAGAGCGAATTAGCGATATGGAAGACGATTATGCATGAAGTGAGGCTAAACATATCACCTGGATCATCCTGTCATTGTTCCGAACCAGGGTGGTTTCGAGTTTGTTTTGCGAATATGAGTGAAGAAACACTTGAAGTTGCACTCACAAGAATTCATGAGTTCATCAAACAAAGGAAGCAATAG